From Astyanax mexicanus isolate ESR-SI-001 chromosome 11, AstMex3_surface, whole genome shotgun sequence, the proteins below share one genomic window:
- the gja3 gene encoding LOW QUALITY PROTEIN: gap junction alpha-3 protein (The sequence of the model RefSeq protein was modified relative to this genomic sequence to represent the inferred CDS: inserted 1 base in 1 codon; deleted 1 base in 1 codon), translating into MGDWSFLGRLLENAQEHSTVIGKVWLTVVFIFRILVLGAAAEEVWGDEQSDFTCNTQQPGCENVCYDEAFPISHIRFWVLQIIFVSTPTLIYLGHVLHIVRMEEKRKEREEELRKASRLRRRKNSCIEMEGEGPQVEEEEQEEEEEVGEEVXKKEKPPIRDEHGKIRIRGALLRTYVFNIIFKTIFEVGFILGQYFLYGFQLRPLYKCARWPCPNTVDCFISRPTEKTIFIIFMLVVACVSLLLNLLEIYHLGWKKVKQGMTNECVPDQESLDRTEEVETEAMTTAPRTVPPTLSYPPNYSEATAEFKMDPLHQELQEPSPFYISNNNNHRLAAEQNWANLATEQQTREMKATAPTPSSSSSSSSSSSSSPSSDNEQQPRDAAPPTSVPSSSGVSLNGRKSELEERNVTTVEMHEPPNTLTDLRRLSRSSKASSVRARHNDLAV; encoded by the exons ATGGGTGACTGGAGCTTTCTTGGGCGGCTGCTGGAGAATGCACAGGAACACTCGACAGTGATCGGCAAAGTCTGGCTGACTGTGGTCTTCATCTTTAGGATCCTGGTGTTGGGAGCAGCGGCGGAGGAAGTGTGGGGCGATGAGCAGTCGGACTTCACCTGCAACACGCAGCAGCCCGGTTGTGAGAATGTCTGCTACGACGAGGCTTTCCCCATCTCACACATCCGCTTCTGGGTCCTGCAGATCATCTTTGTGTCCACGCCCACCCTCATTTACCTGGGTCATGTACTGCATATTGTCCGCATGGAGGAGAAGCgcaaagagagggaggaggagctgCGAAAGGCCAGCAGACTT AGGAGGAGAAAGAACTCCTGTATAGAAATGGAGGGGGAGGGGCcgcaggtggaggaggaggagcaggaggaagaggaggaggtgggGGAGGAGG GCAAAAAGGAAAAACCGCCAATCAGAGACGAGCACGGAAAAATTCGTATCAGGGGAGCCCTGTTGCGCACCTACGTGTTTAACATCATTTTCAAGACCATCTTTGAGGTGGGTTTCATTTTAGGCCAGTATTTTCTCTATGGCTTTCAGCTCAGGCCGCTGTACAAGTGTGCACGGTGGCCCTGTCCCAATACAGTGGACTGCTTCATTTCCAGGCCCACAGAAAAGACCATCTTCATCATATTTATGCTTGTGGTGGCTTGCGTGTCTCTTTTGCTGAACCTGTTAGAGATCTATCATCTTGGATGGAAGAAGGTCAAGCAGGGCATGACCAACGAATGTGTCCCTGACCAAGAGTCGCTAGACCGCACTGAGGAGGTGGAGACAGAGGCTATGACCACTGCACCCAGAACTGTCCCTCCCACCCTTAGCTACCCACCCAACTACAGCGAGGCCACGGCCGAGTTCAAGATGGATCCACTGCATCAGGAGCTTCAGGAGCCCTCCCCTTTCTACATtagcaacaacaacaaccacaGGCTGGCTGCGGAACAGAACTGGGCCAACCTGGCCACCGAGCAGCAGACTCGGGAGATGAAAGCCACCGCTCCCactccctcctcttcctcatcttcttcctcctcttcctcctcctctccttcctctGATAACGAGCAGCAGCCCAGAGATGCTGCTCCCCCCACCAGTGTTCCCAGCTCGAGCGGAGTCAGCTTGAATGGCAGAAAAAGCGAGTTGGAGGAAAGGAACGTGACCACTGTGGAGATGCACGAGCCGCCCAACACGCTCACTGACCTCCGGCGGCTGAGCAGGTCTAGCAAAGCAAGCAGCGTAAGAGCAAGGCACAATGATCTGGCTGTCTAG
- the gjb8 gene encoding gap junction protein beta 8: MSWGALYSQLGGVNKHSTSLGKIWLSVLFIFRITILVLAAESVWGDEQSDFTCNTQQPGCKNVCYDHFFPVSHIRFWCLQLIFVSTPALLVAMHVAYRKRGVKRDLIACKGDKAKEEDLENLKNRRLPITGPLWWTYTCSLFFRLIFEGGFMYALYYVYDGFQMPRLVKCEQWPCPNKVDCFISRPTEKTVFTIFMVASSCICIVLNVAELAYLIIKALMRCSVRTKRRRSYAHSDNMNKDKSYLQNKTNEILLSSASDCSASKSV, encoded by the coding sequence ATGAGTTGGGGAGCACTTTACTCCCAGCTGGGAGGGGTGAACAAACACTCCACCAGCCTGGGAAAGATCTGGCTGTCTGTTCTCTTCATTTTCCGAATCACCATCCTGGTGTTGGCCGCAGAGAGCGTCTGGGGGGACGAGCAGTCAGACTTCACCTGCAACACACAACAGCCAGGCTGCAAAAATGTCTGTTATGACCACTTCTTCCCAGTCTCACACATCCGCTTCTGGTGCTTGCAGCTCATCTTTGTGTCCACCCCGGCTTTGCTGGTGGCCATGCATGTGGCATATCGCAAGCGTGGGGTTAAGAGAGACCTCATAGCCTGTAAAGGTGACAAAGCCAAGGAGGAGGACCTGGAGAATCTGAAAAATAGGCGCTTGCCCATCACAGGCCCACTGTGGTGGACCTACACCTGTAGTCTGTTCTTCCGGCTCATTTTCGAGGGCGGCTTCATGTACGCCCTCTACTATGTCTACGATGGCTTCCAGATGCCACGTCTCGTCAAGTGTGAGCAGTGGCCCTGTCCAAACAAAGTGGACTGCTTCATCTCGCGACCAACAGAGAAGACAGTTTTCACTATTTTCATGGTGGCATCCTCTTGCATCTGCATTGTGCTTAATGTGGCAGAGCTGGCCTACTTGATCATTAAAGCTTTGATGAGATGTTCAGTTAGAACCAAGAGAAGGCGCTCGTACGCCCACTCAGACAACATGAATAAAGATAAATCTTACTTGCAGAACAAAACTAATGAGATATTATTATCATCAGCCTCTGACTGCTCTGCTAGCAAGTCTGTATAG